CGGGCTGCTGACCGTCCTGGCCGGCGTGCAGATCTTCGGCACCACCCAGATGAGCCTTGGCGGCCTGACGTTCCAGATGGGCCCGACCGGGTTTCTCTCCTGGTTGATCCCCACCATCCTGGTGGCCTGCGGCGTGTTCATGTGGTTCACCCCGCAGTACCGGATGTTCTACGCCGTCGTCGCAGCGGTCACCGCCGTGTTCTCGCTGATCGGGGTCAACCTCGGCGGCTTCTTCGTCGGCATGCTGCTGGGCATGGTCGGCAGCGCCCTCGGCTTCGCCTGGACGCCCGCCCGGGCCGCGTCGCCGCCGGCATCCCCGGACAGGGAGCCGCCGACGACCGAGCCGGGGCAGACCACAGTCGCCGGTCAGCCTGCCCCTGCGGGGGCGGCGCTGCCGGGCGTACCGGAGTCGGAGGATCTCGACCGGACCCTGGTCGACGAGATCATGCCCGTCGAGCGCGATGGCGGGGCATCCCTCCGCGACCCCCGGTTCCTCGCCGGGACGGTGGCCCTGCTCGGCCTCGGCATGGCCACCCTGCTCGCGTTGAACGGGCCGACCCCGGTGCGCGCCGCGCCGGTCGGGCCCGACTGCCCGAGCCCGACCGTGCCGGTCCCCTCCGGGACTCCGGTCCCGTCGACCACCCCCGGCGACGGCACCCCCGATCCCGGCGCGACCGTCCCGACCAGGCCCGCCGGCAACCTGCTGACCGCCACCACCGGGGAGCCGACCCGGAGCCCCGCCCCGACCATGCCCGCCACCCGGCCGGCCACGCCCCGTCCCGCTTCGCCCGCCCCGCCGGTCTGCGTGACCCCCACGCCGAACGAGCCCGACGAGCCCGACGAGCCCGAACCCGCTGAGCCGGGCCGGCCGCTGCCCCGGATCGACGCCGAGCCGGGACAGCCCACGGTGGCGAGCCCGTCGAAGCTCACCGGTTCCAAGGTGGTGATGACCGGGATCCGGTTCGAGGGAGTCGTCGATCTGAAGACCATCGACGGGACGCTCCGGGCGCTGAAGTTCAGCATGCGCCGGGCGGTGACCGACGACTTCACGCTCCTTACGGCCGGTCCTGCCGGACAGCTGCGGTACGTCACCGACCAGCTCACCGTCGACGGCGACGTGGCCTTCTACGCCACCCGGTTCACCGGCCGGATCTCCCTGATCGGCGGGCCCGGCCTGATCACCGTCACGCTCACCCCGGACCTGCCGTTCCCGGACGGCATCCCGATCACCGCGCCGCAGCTCGTCTTCCAGGACCCGGTGATGGACCTGGCCTTTCTCGACTGCGACGCGTTCACCACCGGTGACAATCCGCTCCGGGTGACCCCGCGCTGAGCCGATCGGTGACCGGGCCGGGCGGAGCCGTCCGGCCCGGTCACCGTGGGGTCACAGCCGGGCGAGCGCCTGGCGCAGCGGGTCGAGCCCGAGCGCGCCGAGGTCCAGTGCCTGCCGGTGGAACTCCTTCAGGTCGAAGGCGGCCCCCTTGCGGGTCTTCGCCTCGTCCCGGGCCTGGAGCCAGATCCGCTCACCGACCTTGTACGACGGGGCCTGCCCCGGCCAGCCCAGGTAGCGGTTCAGCTCGAACCGCAGGCTCTCTTCCTGCACCCGGCAGTGCGTGCGCATGAACTCCCAGCCCAGCTCCGGCGTCCAACGCTCGCCGGGGTGGAAGCCGAATGGGTTGTCCCGGGGGATCTCCAGCTCCAGGTGCATGCCGATGTCGACGATGACCCGGGCCGCGCGGAACGCCTGCGCGTCGAGCATGCCGAGCCGGTCGCCCGGATCCTCCAGGTAACCCAGCTCGTCCATCAGCCGCTCCGCGTAGAGCGCCCAGCCCTCGCCGTGGCCGGAAACCCAGCAGAGCACCCGCTGCCAGCGGTTGAGCAGCTCCGCCCGGACAGCGGTCTGTGCGACCTGGAGGTGGTGACCCGGCACACCCTCGTGGTAGACGGTCGTCACCTCGCGCCAGGTGGAGAAGTCGGTGACGCCCTGCGGCACCGCCCACCACATCCGGCCCGGCCGGGAGAAGTCCTCACTGGGGCCGGTGTAGTAGATGCCGCCGTCGCTGGTCGGGGCGAGGCAGCACTCGATGCGGCGGACCTGCTCGGGGATGTCGAAGTGGGTGCCGTGCAGCTCACTGATCGCCTTGTCGGCCAGTGCCTGCATCCAGTCCCGGAACGCCTCCTTGCCCTGGATGGTGCGGGCCGGGTCGGCGTCCAGCGCGGCCACCGCCTCGTCGATGGTCGCCCCGGGACCGACGATCCGGGCGGCCACCGTCCGCATGTCGGCCTCCAGGCGGGCCAGTTCCTCGAACCCCCAGGCGTACGTCTCGTCCAGGTCGATCCGGGCGCCGAGGAAGTACTGCGAGGCCAACTCGTAGCGTTCGCGGCCGGCAGCCTGCTTCTCCCGTCCCCGAGGTGCCAGCTCGGTACGGAGGAACCGGCCGAACTCGGCGGTCGCCGCGGTGGCCGCCGCCGCGCCGCGCCGCAGCTCCGCGCCGAGCGTGCCGTCGGCCCCGAGCCGCTCGACCAGGCTGTGGAAGACGTTGTCGCCGTCCGGGTCGGTCCAGACGTCGCACTGCTTGGCGACCTCGATCATCTGGGCCTGGGCAGAGGCGTGTCCCGCGTCGGCGGCCTCGCGCAGCGTGGTCTTGTAGCTCTCCAGGGCACCAGCGAACTGGTTGAGCCGGGCGGCGATGTTCGCCATCGCCTCCGCGCCCTCGGTCGGCATCAGGTCGAAGACCCCCCGAAGGTCGTGCAGCCCGCTGGCGATCACGTTGATCTCGCTGGTTTCCTCGCCCGCGTCGTAGCGGGCCAGGGCCAGGCCCAGCCGTTCCTGCATGGCCTCCTTGGCGGTCTGCTCGGCCGGGGTGTCCGGCTCGGTCCCGTCCAGCTCGGCCAGGGTGCGGCGGGTCAGCTCGGCGCGGGCGGCATAGCCGTCCGGCGACAGGTCGTCGAGCCGGTCGTCATAGCCGGCGATCCCAACGTGCGTGGCGCCGGCGGGGTTGAGTTCGGCCCACTCCACCACGTACCGGTTCGCGAGGTCGTCGATTCGTCCCACGGGGGAACACTACGTGACCGGTTCCCCTGGCTGTCGACCCTCTTTGCGGCGCGTCCGGCGGCGGTTCGGCCGCCGGTTCGGCCGCCGGTTCGGCCGGTCAGGGCAGCAGCTCGGCCGGCTCCGGGAGCGGGAGGTAACGGTCGGCGAGCGCGGTCGTCCACATTCCGTCGAGGTCGACGAGTGGGTCGAACTCCATCGGCAGGGCCATCGGTCGCCACCTCCTCGGCTGATCAACGCCACCGCTGTAGGCAGGTTGCGGTGACGCGCGACACGGTGGCCGAATATCGCCGGACATTGTCGTGGGGCTGCGGCAGAGTGTCAGGAGTGACACCGGATTCCACCCCTGACCGGGCGGCACTGCGTAGATGGCTGCCCGGGTTCGTACTCCTCGCCGCGATCTGGGGCGCCAGCTTCCTGTTCATCAAGATCGGCGTACGGGAGCTGCACCCGCTCTACGTCACCCTGGGCCGGGTCGGCACCGGGGCGCTGACCCTGCTCGTGGTGCTCGCCGTGCTCCGTGACCGGCTGCCCCGCGACGGTCGGCTCTGGTTGCACCAGGCGGTGGTGGCCGCCTTCGGCGTGGCGCTGCCGTTCACCCTCTTCGGCTACGGCGAGCAGCGGATCCCGTCGATGCTGGCCGGCATCTGGAACGCCACCACCCCGCTGGTCGTCCTGCCGATGGCGGTGCTGGTGTTCCGTACCGAGCGGTTGACCGCGCGCCGGGCCGTCGGCCTCGGGCTAGGGTTCGCCGGCGTGCTGGTGGTGCTCGGGGTCTGGCAGGGCATCGGTGGGGCCACCTTCACCGGGCAGTTGATGTGCTTCGGGGCGGCGGCCTGCTACGGCCTGGCGATCCCGTACCAGAAGCGGTTCGTCGCGGGCCGCGCGGAGTCGGGGCTGGCCCTGTCGGCGGCGCAGCTACTGCTCGCCACCGTCCAGCTCGCGGTGGTGGCGCCGCTGGTGGCCGGGGCACCGCCCGCGCCCACCGCGCTGTCCTGGGACGTGGTGGCGAGCGTGCTGGCGCTCGGCGCGTTCGGCACCGGGCTGGCCTTCGTGATCAACCTGCACAACATCCGGGTGATCGGCGCGAGCACGGCGTCCACGGTGACCTACCTGATTCCGGTCTTCGCGGTGCTCATCGGGGCGCTCGCGCTCGACGAGACGCCCACCTGGCACCAGCCGGTCGGGGCGCTGGTCGTGCTGCTCGGGGTGGCGGTGTCGCAGGGATTCCTCCGGTGGCCGGTCCGAGCGGTGCCCGCCGAGCCGCCCACCGTGGCCCCCGTGGCCGTCCGGGACTGAGACCCCGGGGCTCGTCCACCATGTCCGTCCGGGACTGACCCCGGACCGTCCGCCGTGGGCCTGTTCGAGACGGACCCTGGGCGGTGTGTTCAGGTGGCGTCGTGGCCCTGCGCCCAGGCGACCAGTTCCTCCGCCGACCGGGTGTTCACCACCCGGTCGGCGGGAACCCCGCAGCGGGCGGCCCGCTCGCAGCCGAACCGTTGCCAGTCGAGTTGGCCCGGGGCGTGCGCGTCGGTGTTCAGGGCGAAGAGGCAGCCGGCCTCGAGGGCCCGCCGGATCAGCCGCTTCGGCGGGTCCTGCCGCTCCGGCCGTGAGTTGATCTCGACGGCCTTGCCGTGCTCGGCACAGGCGGCGAAGACGGCGTCCGCGTCGAAGTCGCTCTCCGGCCGGGTACGCGCCCGGTGCGCCCGGTCGCCCGGCCCGGTCACCCCGGCGGGCCGGGACGCCACCATGCGTCCGGTGCAGTGGCCGAGGATGTCCAGGTGCGGGTTGGCGACGGCGGTGAGCATCCGCCGGGTCATCTTCGCCCGGTCGTCGTTCAGGCCGCTGTGCACCGAGCCGACCACCACGTCCAGCCGGGCCAGCAGCTCCTCGTCCTGGTCGAGTGAACCGTCGGCGAGGATGTCCACCTCGATCCCGGTCAGGACGCGGAAGCCCGGCGGCAGCGCGTCGTTGAGCTGCGCGACGTGGTCGAGTTGGCGGCGCAGCCGGTCGGCGGTCAGTCCCCGCGCGACCTTCAGCCGGGGCGAGTGGTCGGTCAACACCAGGTACTCGTGGCCCAGTTCCACCGCGGCAAGGGCCATCTCCTCGATCGGTGACCCACCGTCGGACCAGTCGGAGTGGGTGTGGCAGTCGCCGCGCAGGGCCGTACGGAGGTCGGTGGCGGCGGCGTCCAGGTCGGTGCCCTCGGTGGCGGTCAACCGGCGTAGGTAGACCGGTTCCTCCCCGGCCAGTGACTCGACCACGCACCGGGCGGTGACGTCACCGACCCCGGACAGCTCGGTGAGCGTGCCGGTGCGGACCCGTTCGGCCAGTTCCCCGGCGGACAGGGCGGCGAGGGTGTTCGCGGCCGAACGGAACGCGCGCACCCGGTAGGTGGCCTCGTTCGCCCGTTCCAGCAGGAAGGCGATGCGGCGTAGGTCGGCGACGGCATCCCGGCTCACCCTGCGAACCTACGCCTGCCGCGGTGGTGGCGGGGAGGGGGTGGACCACCTCCCCGCCACCGACGGGTCGTTGTGGATCAGGCGTGGGGAAGCCGGAAGACGGACTGGTTGCCCACACCGAGGGTGGTCGGGTTGTTGCCGATGGCCGACCAGACCTCCAGCCGTACGGTGCCGTTGCGCAGGGTGCCGTGGGCGCCGGTGGCCGACAGGAGGCCCTGGTTCTGGGTGTAGTGCTCGTACCCGGGGACCGGGTCGGTGGCGAAGTAGCGGTAGGTCTCCACCCGGTCCCAGGTGCCGTCCCCGGTCAGGTCGTATGAGGCGCGTAGCTGCACGCCGTTGCCGACCGCCGTACCGGCGTCCAGGAAGAGGTCGAAGCTGCCGTTGCCGCTTTGGTAGGTGAGGTCGAGGCCGGTCGCGGTGAAGACCAGCGCGTTGTGCGGCTGCCCGTCGAAGTTGCCGTTGGCGGCGACGACGGTGGTGGTGGACGACGCGCCGGCCGCCGCGAGACCGCCCCCGGGGAGCAGGTAGCGGATCGGGAAGTCGGGCGTGCCGGTCGGGGTGGGGGTCGGGCTGGAGGTGGGCGTCGTGGTGGGCGTGGGGCTCGGGTTCAGTCCACCGTTCGCGTTGCCGCCGCTCCAGGTGTACGCCCCGGTGGTGGCCGTCTTGCCCGCCGCGACGTTGAGCGTGGTCCCGTTGGAGAACCGGACGGTGATCGGCGACGCGGTGATGTTGCTGGCCACGTAGGTGCGGGCGCCGTTCCGGACGAACACCGCCGCCAGCGGGTGGTTCGCCGTCACCGACCGGTCGACGTTGCCCAGTGCGGCGAGGTTGCGTACCCAGTGGAAGGTGTGCGCCCGGCTCTCGCCCTCCTCCGGGGTGTAGCCGGGGTTCGCGCGGAGCTTGGCCAGGGCCGCGTCCGGGTCGCCGAGGGCCAGGAACTGCCAGAGGATGTCCTGCCAGACCGTGGGCTCGCCGCCGTTGTTGCGAACCAGTTCGGCGTAGTTGGTCGAGTTGTACGCCGGCCGGTAGCCCATGTACAGGTGACCGCCGGTGACCGGAAGCATGTTGATGCCCTGGATCATCTCCGGTTCGGCGCTGAACCAGGTGGCGTACGCGCCGCCGTCGCCCCAGACCATGCCGACCGTGGCGTGGCCGAACGCGGCTGGGAAGTTCTCGTTGTCGACGTCGAACCAGTACTCGTTGATCGCCGCCGCCTGGGTGGTGTACATCCAGATGCCGGCGTCCCGGACGGCGGTGTTGCCGGTGGCCTGGCCCCACTGGATCAGCCCGTTGGCGAAGTTCATCCCCTCGGACGAGGACTCCTGGTTGTTGCCGGAGGCGAACGAGCCGTGCCCGGAGGCCCAGTCGTGGCCGGCGTAGATGTCGAAGTCCCGCAGGTACGGGAAGCGGGTGTCGGCGCGGTCGTAGTTGTTCGCGTCCCGGATCAGCAGGTCGACCATGCCGCCGTACTGGTCCGTCCGGGCCCAGGTCGGGTCGAACTTGGCCAGCGTCGCGGCGGCGGCGATGTAGTACCCGTAGTGGAAGTGGTGGTCGTTCAACTCCTGGTCGGAGCCGTACGACGCGGGGTAGCCGATCAGGGTGCCCCAGTTCTGGTCGTAGTAGAACACCCGCGAGGTCTTGCCGGCCGAGGCGGTGAACCAGTCGGTGAGGGTGCTGCGGATGGCGTTCAGCGCGGCGGTGCGGGTGTCGGTGTCGTTGACCAGGTCGGCGATCTCGGCGATCCGGGCGGCCCGGCCGAGGCCCTTGCCGGTCCAGTAGGTGTCGTTGCCGCGCTGGTCCATCGGGTTGCCCCGGACGGCGGCGAGGTGGTTGCGCAGGGTGGTCAGGTCGGTGCCGCTGCCGGTGGCGACGGCGGGCAGCTCGGGCACCACCCCGTGGAACGCCATCGACGTCTGGAACTGGGTGACGCCGGTGAGCACCTTCATCCGGCCCCGGGCCGACGGGTAGGTCTGAGCGATCGGGGTGGATCCGGTCAACGACTTCCAGTGGTGCGGGTAGAGGCTCACCACGGTCCGGTTCGCGCTGCCCTCCCGGGCGGTGGTGGTGAACGCGTACGTCGTCCGGACCGTGCTGGTGGCCTGGTCGTACGTGTAGGAGACGCGGGTGCCGGTGACGTGGGCGTGCGCGTACTGGCCGTAGTTGGCGGCGAGCGCGGCGCGGGCCGACGCGTCACCGGTCTGCGGCAGCAGGGCGACCGAGAAGTAGCCCCGGCCGGCCAGGTTGGAGGAGATCCGGGTGCCGCTGACCGTCCAGGTCGCGCCGGTCGGGGCGTACGCGACGTAGTCGTGGCCGCGGACGGTGAAGCCGATGGTGGCGCCGCTGTTCGACCAGACGGTGGGGCTGCCGCCGGTCACGTTGACCACCGCGTCGCCGCCGCTGGTCTGGAGGTACGCGAACGGCAGGCCGTGGCCGATGGTGGCCCGCAGGGTGCGCGCCCCGTCGGTCCAGTACGGGCTGACCGTCCAGTCGGTCCAGCCGTCGACCTTGACGTTCGGTGCGCCGAGCCCGGCGACCCCGACCCGGATGTCCTCCTGGTAGGGGTACTTGAACTCGCCGACGCCGGTCGGGGTGCCGGTGATGGTGGGGGTGGAGGTGGCCGAGAAGCCGAGGCCGTCGGTGAGGGTGTTGAACGAGATCGGGTGGGCGTGCAGCGGCTCGCTGTAGGCGCAGTTGGTCTTCTTCCACAGCAGCGACGTCCACCAGTCGTTGGTGGGTACCGGACCGGCGGGAGCGTTGGCGGTGACGAACTGGCGGGGGTTGGTGGACATCTGCCCGCAGCCGGCCGGGAGCGGGCCGACCGGGTCGGTGGTGTAGCTGCCCCGGCCGACGGTGGCGGCCTCGGCGGGGGCGGTGACGGTGACGGCCAGGCCGCCGACGAGGACGGCGAGGGCTGTGGCGGCGGCCAGCGCCAGCGGGCGGTGGGGGACGGGAGGTTTCATCGGGCCTCCATCGCGCGTCCGGGCCACCTGTGTCGGCTTCGGGCGCGCTTGCCAGAAATGGGGGGAAAGGGGGCTGTGAGAGCGCTCTCTCGCTCGGACGGTAGCCGACGCGACAACGGTCGTCAATGTGTTCGGCTGGTTTGAGCTGCTGAGCCGAGGATCAGTTCGCTGAGGTGGGCGCGGGCGGGCAGCCGTGCTTGCGGTGCCAGGCGCGGACCTCGGCGGCCGGCTCCCGGCCGACCCCGCGCCGCCAGGCGTCGAGATAGCGCGCCGGCCAGACCACACCCCGCCGGATCCACCAGCCGTCCTTCCCGGGACACGGCGGCGAGATGCCGAAGTGCAGATGGCAGACGTTGTTCGCGTTGCCCGTCCGACCCACCAGCCCGAGCTGCTGCCCGGACCGGACGCGAACGCCCGACGTCACCCCGTCGGCGATCACGCTGAGGTGGGAGCCGTAGTACCGCACGCCGTCGTCGCCGAGCAGCGCGACGGAGAGACCGCCGTTGTACGGCCCCTTCGGCCCCTTCGGGTCGAACCGGTCCACCCGACTCACCTCGAGGACCTCGCCGTCGGTCACCGCGACGAAGGGCTCGCCGCAGTCGGCGAAGATGTCCGTGCCCGGATACGCGGAGTGGGTCGGGTGGTAGCCGACCTTGCGGGCGCGTACCGGGAAGGCGTACGGCAGGCCGGTGGCCGACGGCGCGGGCCGGGCGGTCGGCGTCCCGGTCGGCGTCCTGCTCGGCACCGGCTGCGCCGAGACGGCCGGCCCGCTCGGCGACCACGACCCCACCGACGTCGGCGGCGCGGACGCCGGCCGGGTGGTCGCGCACCCGGCCACCAGCACCGACACGAGCAACAGCAGAACCGGCCGCGTGGGCCCATACCCGATCAGTCGCGGCAACACCCGCCCATCCTGACAGACACTACGGTGGGGGAGGGTCCACCGGGCCCGGGGAGGAAGAGCGACGATGACCTGGCAACCCGGCCCGCCACCCCCGCCGGGCGGGGGATACCCGGTGGGGCGTACCCCGTCGGGTCTCTTCCCCTCCGGCCGACCGCCCCGCCCACCCCGGCCGACGTACCGTGAGCCACACCCGGTCACCGGCGCTGGGGTCGCCACCGGCGGCGCGGTCGCCGCCGCCTGGCTGCTCCTGTTCGCCCTGCTCGGCGGGGGCCTGCACGGCTACGCCTGGTGGACGGTGGGAGCCGGCCTGGTGGCCTGGGCCGTCGCGCTGGTGCTGGTCCGCTTCGGGGACCGGGGCGTGGGCACCGGCGTGGCCATCGTCACCGGCGGCGGCTGGAGCATCGCGGCGGCCCTGGTGGCGGTGCGCTGGATGGCGAGCGGGGACTGGCCGCTCTGGTGATGAGGGCCGTTCCGATGAGCGCTACGTGGTCGTTTCACTGCGCAACGAAGCGCTGCTTGACGTATGCGACGAGACTGGGTCACCCTCGGTTTCATGGCCTGGACCACCCCGCGGCTCGATCCCGAACGCAGCCGCCGACGCCTACAGCTCCTCGCCGAACTGGCCGGGGCCAGAGCGGTCCGCCAGCGCGAGCGACCGCAGCGGGCGCGCGGCGAGCGACTGCGACAGCTCATCGCCACCCGCCGCCGGCTCACCGGCTGAGCGGAGCGGCTCGACTTTCCCGGGGATTGGCCGCCTCATCGGGGCGTTGACCGGTCGCCCGCGGACCCGACCGGCTACCGTGCACGCGTAACGAGTCGGCACGGGGTGCCGGGGTAGTCAGGGGGGACTGTGTCGTACTTCGCTGCGGCCGCGGTACGGGACGCGGGCGGCTGGACCGCCGCCGAGGTGAACCTGCGGGGAGTCACGGATCTCGACGAGGTGGCCGAACGCCTGCGTGACGTCGAGCCCGACGCCGACCTGTCCCTGCTGTTCGTCGAGGCCGACGACGCGTACCTGGTGGTGCTGCGCCTCGACGAGGGCGAGGACCTGCGGGTCTTCGGCTCCGACTCGGCGTACGCCGAGGAGTCCCGGCTCGGGTCGGTGCTGGTCGGTGACCTGAAGGCACCCGACCTGGACGACCTCGGTGAAGCCCGCCGGACGACCGGCGGTGGTGGCGCGGAGGGCGACCAGCCGGCGGTCGACCCGGAGGCCGACCCGGTCGGAGACGCCGACCTCCTCGCCGACCTGGGCATCCCCGCCCAGCGGTTGATCACCCTCTGCACCGGGGAGGGCATGCTTCCCGCCGACGTCACCGCCGAGGTGTGTCAGGTGCTCGGCTGCACCGACGAGGTCGAGGAACTG
The nucleotide sequence above comes from Micromonospora pallida. Encoded proteins:
- a CDS encoding DMT family transporter; its protein translation is MTPDSTPDRAALRRWLPGFVLLAAIWGASFLFIKIGVRELHPLYVTLGRVGTGALTLLVVLAVLRDRLPRDGRLWLHQAVVAAFGVALPFTLFGYGEQRIPSMLAGIWNATTPLVVLPMAVLVFRTERLTARRAVGLGLGFAGVLVVLGVWQGIGGATFTGQLMCFGAAACYGLAIPYQKRFVAGRAESGLALSAAQLLLATVQLAVVAPLVAGAPPAPTALSWDVVASVLALGAFGTGLAFVINLHNIRVIGASTASTVTYLIPVFAVLIGALALDETPTWHQPVGALVVLLGVAVSQGFLRWPVRAVPAEPPTVAPVAVRD
- a CDS encoding M23 family metallopeptidase is translated as MLPRLIGYGPTRPVLLLLVSVLVAGCATTRPASAPPTSVGSWSPSGPAVSAQPVPSRTPTGTPTARPAPSATGLPYAFPVRARKVGYHPTHSAYPGTDIFADCGEPFVAVTDGEVLEVSRVDRFDPKGPKGPYNGGLSVALLGDDGVRYYGSHLSVIADGVTSGVRVRSGQQLGLVGRTGNANNVCHLHFGISPPCPGKDGWWIRRGVVWPARYLDAWRRGVGREPAAEVRAWHRKHGCPPAPTSAN
- a CDS encoding PHP domain-containing protein yields the protein MSRDAVADLRRIAFLLERANEATYRVRAFRSAANTLAALSAGELAERVRTGTLTELSGVGDVTARCVVESLAGEEPVYLRRLTATEGTDLDAAATDLRTALRGDCHTHSDWSDGGSPIEEMALAAVELGHEYLVLTDHSPRLKVARGLTADRLRRQLDHVAQLNDALPPGFRVLTGIEVDILADGSLDQDEELLARLDVVVGSVHSGLNDDRAKMTRRMLTAVANPHLDILGHCTGRMVASRPAGVTGPGDRAHRARTRPESDFDADAVFAACAEHGKAVEINSRPERQDPPKRLIRRALEAGCLFALNTDAHAPGQLDWQRFGCERAARCGVPADRVVNTRSAEELVAWAQGHDAT
- a CDS encoding DUF6114 domain-containing protein; this translates as MTSADPQHARPGGFSQTRWRFRQWRRSRPFWGGLLTVLAGVQIFGTTQMSLGGLTFQMGPTGFLSWLIPTILVACGVFMWFTPQYRMFYAVVAAVTAVFSLIGVNLGGFFVGMLLGMVGSALGFAWTPARAASPPASPDREPPTTEPGQTTVAGQPAPAGAALPGVPESEDLDRTLVDEIMPVERDGGASLRDPRFLAGTVALLGLGMATLLALNGPTPVRAAPVGPDCPSPTVPVPSGTPVPSTTPGDGTPDPGATVPTRPAGNLLTATTGEPTRSPAPTMPATRPATPRPASPAPPVCVTPTPNEPDEPDEPEPAEPGRPLPRIDAEPGQPTVASPSKLTGSKVVMTGIRFEGVVDLKTIDGTLRALKFSMRRAVTDDFTLLTAGPAGQLRYVTDQLTVDGDVAFYATRFTGRISLIGGPGLITVTLTPDLPFPDGIPITAPQLVFQDPVMDLAFLDCDAFTTGDNPLRVTPR
- a CDS encoding DUF885 domain-containing protein, whose protein sequence is MGRIDDLANRYVVEWAELNPAGATHVGIAGYDDRLDDLSPDGYAARAELTRRTLAELDGTEPDTPAEQTAKEAMQERLGLALARYDAGEETSEINVIASGLHDLRGVFDLMPTEGAEAMANIAARLNQFAGALESYKTTLREAADAGHASAQAQMIEVAKQCDVWTDPDGDNVFHSLVERLGADGTLGAELRRGAAAATAATAEFGRFLRTELAPRGREKQAAGRERYELASQYFLGARIDLDETYAWGFEELARLEADMRTVAARIVGPGATIDEAVAALDADPARTIQGKEAFRDWMQALADKAISELHGTHFDIPEQVRRIECCLAPTSDGGIYYTGPSEDFSRPGRMWWAVPQGVTDFSTWREVTTVYHEGVPGHHLQVAQTAVRAELLNRWQRVLCWVSGHGEGWALYAERLMDELGYLEDPGDRLGMLDAQAFRAARVIVDIGMHLELEIPRDNPFGFHPGERWTPELGWEFMRTHCRVQEESLRFELNRYLGWPGQAPSYKVGERIWLQARDEAKTRKGAAFDLKEFHRQALDLGALGLDPLRQALARL
- a CDS encoding tRNA adenosine deaminase-associated protein, whose translation is MSYFAAAAVRDAGGWTAAEVNLRGVTDLDEVAERLRDVEPDADLSLLFVEADDAYLVVLRLDEGEDLRVFGSDSAYAEESRLGSVLVGDLKAPDLDDLGEARRTTGGGGAEGDQPAVDPEADPVGDADLLADLGIPAQRLITLCTGEGMLPADVTAEVCQVLGCTDEVEELREV
- a CDS encoding glycosyl hydrolase; this encodes MKPPVPHRPLALAAATALAVLVGGLAVTVTAPAEAATVGRGSYTTDPVGPLPAGCGQMSTNPRQFVTANAPAGPVPTNDWWTSLLWKKTNCAYSEPLHAHPISFNTLTDGLGFSATSTPTITGTPTGVGEFKYPYQEDIRVGVAGLGAPNVKVDGWTDWTVSPYWTDGARTLRATIGHGLPFAYLQTSGGDAVVNVTGGSPTVWSNSGATIGFTVRGHDYVAYAPTGATWTVSGTRISSNLAGRGYFSVALLPQTGDASARAALAANYGQYAHAHVTGTRVSYTYDQATSTVRTTYAFTTTAREGSANRTVVSLYPHHWKSLTGSTPIAQTYPSARGRMKVLTGVTQFQTSMAFHGVVPELPAVATGSGTDLTTLRNHLAAVRGNPMDQRGNDTYWTGKGLGRAARIAEIADLVNDTDTRTAALNAIRSTLTDWFTASAGKTSRVFYYDQNWGTLIGYPASYGSDQELNDHHFHYGYYIAAAATLAKFDPTWARTDQYGGMVDLLIRDANNYDRADTRFPYLRDFDIYAGHDWASGHGSFASGNNQESSSEGMNFANGLIQWGQATGNTAVRDAGIWMYTTQAAAINEYWFDVDNENFPAAFGHATVGMVWGDGGAYATWFSAEPEMIQGINMLPVTGGHLYMGYRPAYNSTNYAELVRNNGGEPTVWQDILWQFLALGDPDAALAKLRANPGYTPEEGESRAHTFHWVRNLAALGNVDRSVTANHPLAAVFVRNGARTYVASNITASPITVRFSNGTTLNVAAGKTATTGAYTWSGGNANGGLNPSPTPTTTPTSSPTPTPTGTPDFPIRYLLPGGGLAAAGASSTTTVVAANGNFDGQPHNALVFTATGLDLTYQSGNGSFDLFLDAGTAVGNGVQLRASYDLTGDGTWDRVETYRYFATDPVPGYEHYTQNQGLLSATGAHGTLRNGTVRLEVWSAIGNNPTTLGVGNQSVFRLPHA